A single window of Spirochaetales bacterium DNA harbors:
- the lepB gene encoding signal peptidase I, translating to MKKEKAGRYLREWTEGFLTRRKRKKLIKKERLKRKHPVRDWIEAILLALLIVTVIQYFIFELYVIPTGSMKPTIEIGTRAVVDKFVFGPELLPPSWKRDIFRNPRRGEVVVLENPDKNLAPMHPVKKFLHRIIFRLTLTLVDIDTDKGGHPKQRLLLKRVIGIPGERIRVRNRDIQLLPKGEKSWITEEALKRRLSLDYPIFHIAVTPSQSEKPVSGLPPRYEPYARQPYDWEFVESWRKYTLGWYIPETRFFPMGDNRDNSHDARAYGPVPVGNLIGKAVFRIWPPSAIGIIR from the coding sequence GTGAAGAAAGAGAAAGCAGGACGGTACCTTCGTGAATGGACGGAGGGCTTCCTGACACGGCGAAAAAGAAAAAAACTGATAAAAAAGGAACGGCTTAAAAGGAAACATCCCGTCCGTGACTGGATAGAAGCGATTCTTCTTGCCCTCCTTATCGTCACCGTCATTCAATACTTTATTTTCGAACTCTATGTGATTCCCACCGGTTCCATGAAACCGACCATAGAAATCGGAACGAGGGCCGTCGTCGACAAGTTCGTTTTTGGTCCCGAACTTTTGCCCCCATCATGGAAACGTGACATATTCCGAAACCCACGCAGGGGAGAAGTAGTGGTACTGGAAAATCCCGACAAAAACCTGGCCCCCATGCATCCGGTGAAAAAATTCCTTCACCGCATCATTTTCCGCCTGACCCTTACTCTCGTGGATATCGATACCGATAAAGGCGGCCATCCCAAACAGCGGCTTCTGCTGAAAAGGGTGATCGGTATTCCGGGAGAGAGGATCAGGGTGCGAAACCGAGATATTCAGCTGCTTCCCAAAGGTGAAAAAAGCTGGATTACGGAAGAAGCGTTGAAACGGCGGCTTTCACTCGATTACCCGATTTTCCATATAGCCGTGACCCCATCGCAATCGGAAAAACCTGTTTCCGGTCTTCCGCCCCGGTACGAGCCGTACGCGCGGCAACCGTATGACTGGGAATTCGTCGAATCATGGAGAAAATACACACTCGGATGGTATATTCCCGAGACACGGTTTTTTCCCATGGGAGACAACAGGGATAACTCCCATGACGCGAGGGCCTACGGACCGGTGCCGGTCGGTAACCTTATCGGAAAAGCGGTTTTCAGGATATGGCCGCCCTCGGCGATCGGTATCATACGATAG
- a CDS encoding CapA family protein: MQGSDKRKLLIVLLFVIRTVYLSAAPDETLTISFIGDTMAHDVNFVIKNYAVVYENIKDILHSDDLTFSNLEAPVDEKRPYRTYPAFNIHREYVQAVIEGGIEVFSLANNHTLDQGVEGLYQTLGSLLLLRDSNNMEVYFSGIRGNTKKPFESVEIRKKGWRIGFIAVTQFLNTARSSPYVHMVNYYVKSQADAFLAFIRKESVKYDLFIVSFHAGIEYKLLPDKVKADYFRQCIDAGAHIVFGHHPHVLQPYEIVGTGNRKRLIMYSMGNFISGQRWCRKPFEPEHYRSYTGDSLILTVDVTFGRDGASVETVTPVLITNHINENREVVVETFENIIRKKLVPEWSDYYNKRYTIMKKLVATYGSLRYESSGK; the protein is encoded by the coding sequence ATGCAAGGATCTGATAAAAGAAAGCTACTCATTGTTTTATTGTTCGTTATACGTACCGTTTATCTGTCTGCGGCCCCTGATGAAACACTCACCATATCCTTTATCGGCGATACCATGGCCCATGATGTCAATTTCGTCATTAAAAATTACGCTGTCGTCTATGAAAATATAAAAGATATTCTTCATTCGGACGACCTCACTTTTTCCAACCTCGAAGCCCCCGTCGATGAAAAAAGGCCTTACCGGACATATCCCGCATTCAACATTCACCGGGAATACGTTCAGGCGGTGATCGAAGGCGGTATCGAGGTCTTCTCACTCGCGAACAACCATACACTCGATCAGGGTGTGGAAGGATTGTACCAGACCCTCGGTTCGCTTTTACTGCTGCGTGATTCGAACAATATGGAAGTATACTTTTCCGGAATACGGGGGAACACGAAAAAGCCGTTTGAGTCCGTGGAAATACGAAAAAAGGGGTGGCGAATCGGTTTTATCGCGGTGACCCAGTTTCTCAATACCGCCCGTTCATCCCCGTATGTCCATATGGTCAACTATTACGTCAAAAGCCAGGCGGATGCCTTTCTTGCGTTTATTCGAAAGGAATCGGTGAAGTACGATCTTTTTATCGTATCCTTTCACGCGGGGATCGAGTACAAACTCCTGCCGGATAAGGTAAAGGCCGATTATTTCAGGCAATGTATCGACGCCGGGGCTCATATCGTGTTCGGTCATCATCCCCATGTGCTGCAGCCGTATGAAATCGTGGGGACGGGAAACCGGAAACGGCTCATTATGTATTCGATGGGTAATTTCATTTCCGGTCAACGGTGGTGCAGGAAGCCATTTGAACCGGAACACTACCGCTCATATACGGGAGATTCCCTCATTCTCACTGTCGATGTCACCTTCGGCCGGGACGGAGCGTCCGTCGAAACCGTCACCCCCGTTCTCATCACAAATCATATCAATGAAAACCGGGAGGTGGTGGTTGAGACATTTGAGAACATTATCCGTAAAAAGCTTGTACCGGAATGGTCGGATTATTATAATAAACGGTATACGATAATGAAAAAACTTGTTGCTACATACGGATCGTTGCGATATGAATCGTCGGGGAAGTAA
- a CDS encoding VWA domain-containing protein, protein MFLCIAVCSFIMTSCMTRLAGRDYEKRDKEEADGSALSDSMSKTREDTYGGDDLFFESPDEEGMIVAERDESSGKLKDSGKGSTPSSSGLRAGFADDNKQFNYFISFLDEHKYVEHFVMNVSERVILRVSDTAGKSIPNARVDIQGKGNLLCSGKTYADGTFLFFPSEYGDVSSFDASITFLQQTKTVRIERDGKRTVDVVFSSPRPEMKNIELDILFILDTTGSMGEEIQRLKTTIEIINMNLVALSSKPRVRFGMVLYKDRGDEEYITRNIPFTSDIEVFRGELLKVSAYGGNDIREDLQAALDDAIHKMEWNEGGIRLGFIVTDAPPHLDYGQQYTYVDAARDAKADGIKIFSVGTGGLSIDGEYILRQISQYTYAKYIFLTYGEEGESEGGAPGSVSHHTGANYQTDKLETIIIRFAKEELSYLTDQPLEEGEEYFEAVKIKDEEKEETLKKLFDMAISQLIDYASINIKQGTTAAVIPVIPVEGKDALNAEYFTDQLIVSLAANDVFKQVERKEIQSILDEMELQLSGLVNDESAVRVGALLGAEMLITGKMYRKDKTIEIFFKLLRVETAEVLSVTKTKIDAKLGLKE, encoded by the coding sequence ATGTTTCTTTGCATTGCGGTCTGCTCGTTTATCATGACCTCCTGCATGACACGATTGGCCGGCAGGGATTACGAAAAAAGAGATAAAGAGGAGGCGGACGGGTCGGCGTTGTCGGATTCCATGTCGAAAACACGCGAGGATACGTACGGCGGGGACGATCTTTTTTTCGAAAGTCCGGACGAAGAGGGAATGATCGTCGCCGAGCGTGACGAATCGTCCGGTAAACTGAAGGATTCCGGAAAAGGGTCGACACCGTCAAGTTCGGGCCTCAGGGCTGGATTCGCGGATGACAACAAGCAATTCAACTATTTTATCTCGTTTCTCGATGAACACAAATATGTCGAACACTTTGTCATGAATGTTTCAGAACGGGTGATCCTCCGGGTGAGTGATACCGCAGGAAAATCGATTCCGAACGCCAGGGTCGATATACAGGGAAAAGGCAATCTTCTCTGTTCCGGAAAAACATATGCAGACGGCACTTTTCTCTTTTTCCCGTCCGAATACGGGGACGTTTCCTCATTCGATGCGAGTATTACTTTTCTGCAGCAGACAAAGACCGTGCGCATCGAACGCGACGGAAAACGGACCGTCGATGTCGTTTTTTCATCGCCGCGGCCTGAAATGAAAAATATCGAACTGGACATTCTATTTATCCTGGATACCACGGGAAGTATGGGAGAGGAAATACAACGGTTGAAAACGACAATCGAAATCATCAACATGAACCTTGTCGCCCTGTCATCGAAACCCCGCGTGAGGTTCGGGATGGTCTTGTACAAGGACAGGGGGGATGAAGAGTATATCACGAGAAATATTCCCTTTACCTCGGATATCGAGGTTTTTCGCGGGGAATTGCTAAAGGTCTCGGCGTATGGGGGCAATGATATCCGTGAAGATCTCCAGGCGGCGCTCGACGATGCCATTCACAAGATGGAATGGAACGAGGGAGGCATCAGGCTGGGATTTATCGTCACCGACGCGCCGCCGCACCTCGACTACGGCCAGCAGTATACCTATGTCGATGCAGCACGCGATGCGAAGGCCGATGGCATCAAGATATTCAGCGTGGGAACGGGCGGACTGTCGATCGACGGGGAATATATCCTCAGGCAGATTTCGCAATACACCTATGCAAAATATATCTTCCTTACCTATGGTGAGGAGGGGGAAAGCGAAGGCGGAGCGCCGGGAAGCGTGAGTCATCATACCGGGGCAAATTATCAGACGGACAAGCTTGAGACGATCATCATCAGGTTCGCGAAAGAAGAGTTGAGTTATCTCACGGATCAGCCCCTCGAGGAAGGGGAGGAATATTTCGAAGCGGTTAAGATAAAGGACGAAGAGAAGGAAGAAACACTGAAGAAACTTTTCGACATGGCGATTTCCCAGCTTATCGATTATGCGAGTATAAATATCAAGCAGGGAACCACGGCCGCGGTGATTCCCGTCATTCCGGTCGAGGGAAAAGACGCCCTTAACGCCGAATATTTTACGGACCAGCTGATTGTCTCTCTTGCCGCGAATGACGTCTTCAAGCAGGTCGAACGAAAGGAAATTCAGAGTATCCTCGATGAAATGGAACTACAGCTTTCGGGGCTTGTGAACGACGAAAGTGCGGTGCGTGTCGGGGCGCTGCTCGGCGCGGAAATGCTCATTACCGGAAAGATGTACCGGAAAGACAAGACCATCGAAATCTTTTTCAAACTTCTCCGCGTCGAAACCGCGGAAGTCTTGAGCGTGACAAAAACGAAGATAGATGCTAAACTGGGACTAAAGGAATAG
- a CDS encoding glycoside hydrolase family 3 C-terminal domain-containing protein, with the protein MEAAYKNTSLSIERRVSDLLSMMTLREKAGQLCQVDGRIGPEKEITERYVGSILHILGDRADELQALALKTRLGIPLLFGIDAIHGHGFWPGATVFPTQLGLSCSWNPEMIRQVARITATEVVLTGIHWTFSPVMEVVRDLRWGRVDETFGEDPYLVSECGKAMVEGYQGEGIEAPDTILACAKHFAGYSDTQGGRDASEADLTKRKLLSLFLPCFEKAVKAGCETVMIAYQVIDGIPCSANAWLIREMLKERWGFEGFTVTDWDNIGHMHNLQKAAPSLEAAALRSLSAGVDMAMATPSFPDLVVSLVEKNKLPVEVIEAACRKILTVKFRLGLFDNRKLFSDKTRAKHEICCEKHRMVARESAYQSVVLLKNSDGLLPFSNRIKRIGVIGPNADDPYAQLGDWSSHPMVIGEETKKQPRENIVTVLDGIRARAGAEIDVEYLKGCDVLGEEEASPDEIREFAARMDVVVAVVGDTLPQIGERRDRADLDLSGDQELLLRTVDEKGVPLVVVLVNSKPLSIAWAAGHADAILEAWNPGMEGGAAVAGILFGDRNPQAKLSISFPYHVGQQPVYYNQLPGWHADKYVDMPPDPLFAFGFGLSYTTFTYKNMSLSSEKLGAGEELVVSVDVANTGSREGVEIAQLYVNDLYSTVSTPVKQLKGWRRVTLLPGETKRIDFRLPYEELWLIDEHLEKKVEAGRFEVMVGGSSREGDLLNAEFEVVE; encoded by the coding sequence GTGGAAGCGGCATACAAGAATACTTCTCTTTCCATCGAAAGGAGGGTATCCGATCTTCTTTCGATGATGACCCTCCGGGAAAAAGCGGGGCAGCTTTGTCAGGTCGACGGCCGTATCGGGCCGGAAAAAGAAATCACCGAACGATATGTCGGGTCAATCCTCCATATACTGGGCGACAGGGCGGATGAACTCCAGGCACTTGCCCTGAAGACGCGGCTCGGCATACCCCTTCTCTTCGGGATCGACGCGATACACGGCCATGGTTTTTGGCCCGGCGCAACGGTGTTCCCCACACAACTCGGTCTTTCGTGTTCGTGGAATCCCGAAATGATCCGGCAGGTTGCCCGGATAACCGCAACCGAAGTGGTCCTCACCGGGATTCACTGGACGTTTTCTCCGGTAATGGAAGTGGTCCGCGATCTTCGATGGGGACGGGTCGATGAAACGTTCGGGGAAGACCCGTATCTTGTCTCGGAATGCGGAAAGGCCATGGTGGAAGGGTACCAGGGGGAGGGCATCGAAGCGCCCGATACGATTCTTGCCTGTGCGAAACATTTCGCGGGATATTCCGATACTCAGGGCGGGCGTGATGCCTCCGAAGCGGATCTGACAAAACGGAAACTCTTGAGTCTTTTTCTTCCCTGTTTCGAGAAGGCGGTGAAGGCGGGATGTGAAACCGTGATGATTGCCTATCAGGTGATCGACGGTATTCCGTGCAGTGCGAACGCATGGCTGATCAGGGAGATGCTGAAAGAAAGATGGGGTTTTGAGGGCTTTACGGTAACGGACTGGGATAATATTGGTCATATGCATAATCTCCAGAAGGCGGCCCCGTCATTGGAGGCTGCGGCCCTGCGGAGTCTTTCTGCGGGCGTTGATATGGCCATGGCGACCCCCTCGTTTCCCGACCTGGTCGTCAGCCTTGTCGAAAAGAATAAGCTGCCGGTTGAGGTCATCGAAGCGGCGTGCAGGAAAATTCTCACCGTCAAGTTCAGACTCGGACTCTTTGATAACAGGAAACTCTTCTCGGATAAAACCCGGGCGAAGCACGAAATCTGTTGTGAAAAACACAGGATGGTTGCCCGTGAAAGCGCGTATCAGTCTGTCGTGCTGTTGAAAAACTCGGACGGCCTTCTTCCTTTTTCGAACCGGATCAAACGTATCGGTGTGATCGGACCCAATGCCGACGATCCGTACGCACAGCTCGGCGACTGGTCCTCACATCCCATGGTGATCGGCGAGGAGACTAAAAAGCAGCCGAGAGAAAACATCGTGACGGTTTTGGACGGTATCCGTGCCCGGGCGGGGGCGGAGATCGATGTGGAGTACCTCAAAGGATGCGACGTGCTTGGCGAAGAGGAAGCGTCTCCCGATGAGATACGGGAGTTTGCCGCGAGGATGGACGTCGTCGTTGCCGTCGTCGGCGACACCCTCCCCCAGATCGGCGAGCGGAGGGACCGCGCCGATCTCGATCTTTCAGGCGACCAGGAACTCCTTCTCCGGACCGTCGATGAAAAAGGCGTTCCCCTCGTCGTCGTTCTCGTCAACAGCAAGCCATTGAGTATTGCGTGGGCGGCCGGGCACGCGGACGCGATTCTCGAAGCATGGAATCCGGGTATGGAAGGGGGGGCCGCGGTGGCGGGTATCCTTTTCGGCGACAGGAATCCTCAGGCGAAACTTTCTATTTCCTTTCCCTATCACGTGGGACAACAGCCGGTTTACTACAACCAGCTTCCCGGCTGGCACGCGGACAAATACGTCGACATGCCCCCGGACCCGCTTTTCGCGTTCGGGTTCGGTCTCAGCTACACCACTTTTACCTATAAAAATATGAGTCTTTCATCTGAAAAACTGGGGGCGGGTGAAGAGCTTGTGGTGAGTGTCGACGTCGCCAACACCGGAAGCCGTGAAGGGGTCGAGATCGCCCAGCTGTACGTGAACGATCTCTATTCGACCGTCAGCACACCGGTGAAACAACTCAAGGGGTGGCGGCGGGTGACCCTCCTGCCGGGAGAAACAAAACGGATCGATTTCCGGCTTCCCTATGAAGAACTCTGGCTGATCGACGAACACCTCGAAAAAAAAGTCGAAGCGGGACGTTTCGAGGTGATGGTCGGCGGTTCGTCACGGGAGGGCGACCTCCTCAATGCGGAGTTCGAGGTGGTTGAATAA
- a CDS encoding hemerythrin domain-containing protein — translation MKPRGPLMIEHRLIEKMLVLAGRELDIIKKEKKVDPVFIATMVDFIRTYADRTHHGKEEDILFKALENKHMNDDDNRMMRELIDEHIRARTVVGDLVDANGSYMRGETSSIDTIIEKITFLINFYPRHIEKEDKIFFPKTETYFTGKELEAMLEDFWVFDRKMIHEKYQHLYRSLAENYA, via the coding sequence ATGAAACCAAGAGGACCTCTCATGATCGAACACCGGCTTATCGAAAAAATGCTTGTCCTTGCCGGCAGGGAACTGGACATCATTAAAAAAGAAAAAAAGGTCGATCCGGTTTTTATCGCGACAATGGTCGATTTTATCAGAACCTACGCCGACCGGACCCACCATGGAAAAGAGGAAGACATACTCTTCAAGGCGCTTGAGAACAAGCACATGAATGACGATGATAACCGAATGATGCGGGAATTGATCGACGAACATATTCGGGCAAGAACGGTTGTCGGGGACCTGGTCGACGCGAACGGGAGCTACATGCGGGGTGAGACATCGAGCATCGATACGATTATCGAAAAAATCACTTTTTTAATTAATTTTTATCCGCGTCATATCGAAAAAGAAGACAAAATATTCTTTCCAAAAACGGAAACATATTTTACCGGAAAGGAACTGGAGGCAATGCTCGAGGATTTTTGGGTATTCGACCGGAAAATGATCCATGAGAAATATCAGCATCTTTACCGGTCATTGGCGGAAAATTATGCGTAA
- a CDS encoding FecR domain-containing protein — protein MVFRKQPIAVLSILVILCVSCWKPGKGIVTTPKQGFITVIEAIVKVDSEHALLGDKLEEKSIIETDEYSYCEIQFGENAVIRMEEKTTLLLETIGVKPGYTDIGLVLKRGAVLCNVENLSGTEAFRVKTDAAGVTARSAGFRVEVSVTGETTVSVDTGSVLLLPEALEIGKLTEGPHDTTGLKRRVEEAVITNAITIGEAQTLSVTADDTHAAARAFGEGKRALEAIIGKPDAAESDFSAVIAIVGEKASDAVSLLPRPQKTPEDKSTLLTPLAALKKVKVTIPFVIKAACGEWHSMALKSDGTLWASGGQAGRGTGRGESTGTNRFVRVLDNVIDIACGGFHSLALKRDGTLWATGWNGDGQLGTRDFKERKTFVRVLENVEAIGCGYSHSLAVKKDDTLWTAGRNDQGQLGLGNGVTYNVFLKALSDVAAAAGGGVSTNDANRNASFSFAIKNDGILCGTGSNKFGQLGIGDNYDTAKFYPVFDDVSKVACGFWHSMAIRNDGSLWVAGSNAEGQLGTGDKNDSNTFIRVLSDVAAVGCGTDCSFAVKNDGSLWATGDALTEGKKTGLGKSTDRFVKIMDEVNTIASRAHTIVVKADGTVWVTGLNREGELGTGDTTDRFGFTEIVF, from the coding sequence ATGGTTTTCAGGAAACAACCGATCGCGGTGCTTTCGATACTCGTGATACTGTGTGTTTCGTGTTGGAAACCCGGAAAGGGGATCGTGACGACCCCAAAACAGGGTTTTATCACGGTTATCGAAGCGATCGTGAAGGTAGACTCGGAGCATGCTCTTCTTGGCGACAAACTCGAGGAAAAAAGCATTATCGAAACCGATGAATATTCGTATTGCGAGATACAATTCGGCGAGAACGCGGTCATCCGGATGGAGGAAAAGACGACCCTCCTCCTCGAGACAATCGGGGTAAAGCCGGGTTATACCGATATCGGCCTTGTCCTGAAAAGAGGCGCCGTCCTCTGCAACGTGGAAAATCTTTCCGGCACCGAAGCCTTCAGGGTCAAAACCGATGCAGCAGGCGTCACTGCCCGCAGTGCCGGGTTCCGGGTGGAGGTCTCCGTAACCGGCGAGACTACCGTTTCCGTCGATACCGGCAGCGTGCTCCTTCTCCCGGAAGCACTCGAAATCGGGAAGCTCACCGAAGGACCGCACGATACGACCGGTCTAAAACGGAGAGTGGAAGAAGCCGTCATAACAAACGCGATAACGATCGGGGAAGCGCAAACACTCTCCGTCACGGCGGACGATACGCACGCCGCGGCGCGGGCATTCGGCGAAGGGAAAAGAGCGCTGGAAGCGATTATTGGGAAACCGGATGCAGCAGAAAGCGATTTTTCCGCCGTGATCGCGATTGTCGGGGAAAAAGCATCCGATGCGGTCTCCTTGCTGCCGCGGCCGCAGAAGACACCGGAAGACAAAAGCACATTACTTACACCCCTCGCAGCGCTGAAAAAGGTTAAAGTCACGATTCCGTTCGTGATAAAAGCCGCCTGCGGTGAATGGCACAGCATGGCGCTAAAAAGCGACGGTACGCTTTGGGCTTCGGGAGGCCAGGCCGGGCGGGGAACCGGGAGAGGAGAAAGCACGGGGACAAATAGATTCGTCCGGGTTCTCGATAACGTCATCGATATTGCCTGCGGAGGATTCCACAGTCTCGCCCTGAAAAGGGACGGTACCCTCTGGGCAACCGGATGGAACGGGGACGGACAGCTTGGAACAAGGGACTTCAAGGAGAGGAAGACCTTTGTCAGGGTATTGGAGAATGTCGAGGCCATCGGGTGCGGCTACTCCCATAGCCTGGCAGTCAAAAAAGACGATACCCTCTGGACCGCGGGCAGGAACGACCAGGGCCAGCTGGGTCTCGGAAATGGTGTGACCTACAACGTTTTTCTCAAGGCATTGAGTGACGTCGCGGCGGCGGCGGGAGGGGGGGTATCGACGAATGACGCGAACAGGAACGCCTCATTCAGCTTTGCGATAAAAAATGACGGAATTCTCTGTGGCACGGGCAGCAATAAATTCGGCCAGCTCGGCATCGGCGACAATTACGATACCGCCAAATTCTATCCGGTATTTGATGACGTCTCGAAGGTCGCATGCGGGTTCTGGCACAGCATGGCGATCAGAAACGACGGTTCCCTCTGGGTGGCCGGAAGCAACGCCGAAGGCCAATTGGGGACCGGCGATAAAAACGACTCAAATACCTTTATCCGTGTGTTGTCCGATGTCGCTGCAGTCGGCTGCGGTACCGATTGCAGCTTTGCCGTCAAAAACGACGGCAGCTTGTGGGCGACCGGCGATGCATTGACGGAGGGAAAGAAAACGGGCCTCGGGAAAAGCACCGATCGGTTTGTAAAAATAATGGACGAGGTGAACACCATCGCCTCGCGGGCGCATACAATTGTCGTAAAAGCAGACGGAACGGTATGGGTGACCGGTTTGAACAGGGAAGGGGAACTGGGAACCGGAGACACGACCGACCGCTTCGGGTTTACCGAAATCGTATTTTAG
- a CDS encoding EFR1 family ferrodoxin (N-terminal region resembles flavodoxins. C-terminal ferrodoxin region binds two 4Fe-4S clusters.), with protein MDTDIYYFTGTGNSLAVAREIAERTNGNLISIASVIDEPSIHTAASTIGIVFPAYLAHLHGIPLIVESFVVKLADIGTKHIFAVCTCGGYEHVNALPTLKRLAKIITSAGGRLGGKFSVRFPMNNLDYGHIPVPIEKNQEVILEKSREKIIDICRRIVTGKKTGFGFFQSLWNLFMTPMYRLLRKPCLSALKRYAKEPGAGPSDFRRLIYSSDKSIYADEKCNGCGTCVRVCPVRNIRLIDERPVWLHHCEMCYACDEWCPQEAIHHWGRAPGIKYRHPDVTLSDMYEQSRKRRQGTPL; from the coding sequence ATGGACACCGACATCTATTATTTTACCGGAACGGGCAACTCACTGGCCGTTGCCAGGGAAATCGCTGAACGGACGAACGGAAATTTGATTTCGATCGCCTCGGTCATCGACGAACCCTCCATACACACAGCGGCATCGACAATCGGGATCGTCTTCCCGGCGTATCTGGCCCACCTCCACGGCATCCCGCTGATCGTGGAATCCTTTGTCGTAAAGCTTGCGGATATCGGGACAAAACACATATTCGCCGTCTGTACCTGCGGGGGCTACGAGCATGTCAACGCGCTTCCCACCCTGAAACGGCTGGCCAAAATCATCACATCCGCGGGAGGAAGACTGGGGGGCAAATTTTCCGTCCGGTTTCCGATGAACAACCTCGATTACGGCCACATTCCGGTTCCCATCGAAAAAAATCAGGAAGTGATCCTTGAAAAAAGCAGAGAGAAAATCATTGACATCTGCCGGCGTATCGTCACGGGGAAAAAGACCGGGTTCGGTTTTTTTCAATCGCTATGGAACCTGTTTATGACACCCATGTACCGGTTACTGCGAAAACCGTGTCTTTCGGCCCTGAAAAGATACGCAAAAGAGCCCGGGGCCGGTCCGTCCGATTTTCGCAGACTGATTTACTCCTCGGATAAAAGTATATATGCCGATGAAAAATGTAATGGCTGCGGCACCTGTGTCAGGGTATGCCCTGTTCGAAACATCCGGCTGATCGACGAACGGCCGGTCTGGCTTCATCATTGCGAAATGTGTTATGCCTGCGATGAATGGTGCCCTCAGGAGGCGATTCATCACTGGGGGAGGGCACCGGGTATAAAATACCGCCACCCCGACGTCACCCTCTCCGACATGTATGAACAAAGCAGGAAACGACGGCAGGGAACGCCCCTGTAA
- a CDS encoding class I SAM-dependent methyltransferase, whose translation MNDPKQRFTDRASDYSKYRPSYPAEAVRFIADICRIEASGAIADIGSGTGISTAILLEVFALPVYAVEPNDKMRHEAERRLGADPLFHSIDGSAESTTLPDDIIDLAASFQAFHWFDHKKTKREFERILRGKKWVLFVWNDRQTEGTACVEGYNAILEQLPEYPASMHTSTDEAVIRRFLGGGSLITAGFPNSQQLDLRGLKGRFFSSSYTPAVGTDEYVIYMAKLDTLFEKTQKNGIIELLYITRVYLGSMNG comes from the coding sequence ATGAACGACCCGAAACAGCGTTTTACCGACAGGGCAAGTGATTATTCGAAATACCGCCCCTCTTATCCGGCGGAAGCGGTTCGCTTCATAGCCGACATATGTCGCATCGAAGCAAGCGGCGCAATCGCCGATATCGGTTCGGGGACCGGAATATCGACGGCAATCCTTCTCGAGGTATTCGCGCTGCCGGTTTATGCCGTCGAGCCGAACGATAAAATGAGACATGAAGCGGAAAGACGTCTGGGCGCCGATCCACTTTTTCATTCGATCGACGGAAGCGCTGAATCCACGACCTTACCGGACGACATCATCGACCTTGCCGCCTCATTCCAGGCCTTTCACTGGTTCGATCATAAAAAAACGAAACGGGAGTTCGAACGGATACTTCGGGGTAAAAAGTGGGTGCTTTTCGTCTGGAACGACAGGCAGACAGAAGGAACCGCATGTGTCGAGGGCTATAACGCGATACTCGAACAGCTTCCGGAATACCCTGCCTCGATGCACACGTCGACGGATGAAGCCGTTATTCGCCGTTTTTTGGGCGGCGGCAGCCTGATAACGGCCGGATTTCCCAATTCGCAGCAACTGGATCTCCGGGGATTGAAGGGAAGGTTTTTTTCCTCCTCCTACACCCCCGCAGTCGGGACGGATGAGTACGTAATATACATGGCGAAACTCGATACATTGTTCGAAAAGACACAGAAAAACGGCATTATCGAACTCCTTTACATCACACGGGTGTATCTCGGAAGCATGAACGGCTAA